In Longimicrobiaceae bacterium, the genomic stretch CGTGGACACCCACACCGAGACGGAGATCCTGCGTGGGCTGCGGGAGGTGCTCGCGGGACGGACCAGCGTGATCGTGAGCCACCGGGTCACGGCGGTGATGAACGCGGACCGCATCGTGGTGCTGGACGGCGGCGAGGTGGCGGAAGTGGGCACGCACGCGGAGCTGCTGCGGGCCGGCGGGACGTACGCGGCGCTGCAGCGGCGGCAGCTCCTGGCGGAGGACCTGGACGGAGATCCCGTCCTTGCCCCCCCGGAGCACGGCGTCTAGATTGGGATCACCTTACGCTCCCGCCGCGCCAAACGGATGATCGAACTTCGACTCTATCTCCAGGGGGACGACCACGAAGCGGACCGGCTCCGTGCGACGCTCGCCGGAGAGGGGTTCCGCATCGTGGACGCTCCCGGTACGGACGCGCCGCGGAGCGCCCTGGTCGGCTTCGAGAAGTCCCTCCCCGCGAGTGCGTCGCGCGAGACCCTCGCCCGCCGCGTGGAGGAGCTGGAGCGCACCATCCTGGAGCTGCGCAACCTCGACGTCGCCAAGTCCCAGTTCCTCACCAACGTCTCCCACGAGCTGCGAACGCCCCTGACGGCGATCGTCACCTACGGGGAGGTCCTGCGCGACGGGCTGCTGGGGGAGATCTCGCCCCGCCAGCGCGAGGCGATCGAGTCCATGATCAACTCGTGCCGGCAGCTCCTCTCCATGATCGAGGAGATCCTGACGTACGCGCGCACCAACGCGCGCGCCATCGAGCTGCAGCCCTCCGAGTTCGACCTCCTCGACGTGGTGGGGCACGTGTACGACATGAACGCCTCGCTGATCCAGCAGAAGACGCTGCGGTACGAGGCGAAGGTCAACGGCAAGCTCCCGCAGGCGTGGGCGGACCGGGAGAAGGTGGTGCACGTGCTGGGGAACCTGATCGGCAACGCCATCGACTTCACGCCGCAGGACGGCACCCTGCGGGTGGAGGCGCGGCGCTCGCCGGAGAACCCGGCGTGGCTGGAGGTGGTGGTGGAGGACTCCGGGATCGGAATCGATCCGCAGCACCACGAGATGATCTTCCAGGAGTTCGCGCAGGTGGACTCCTCGCGCGCCCGCATGCACCACGGCACCGGGCTGGGGCTGGCCATCGCGCGCAAGTTCGTGCAGCTGCACGGTGGGAAGATCTGGGTGGAGAGCCGGCTCGGGGCGGGGAGCCGCTTCTTCTTCACACTCCCCTCCGTAGAGGCGGGAGAGCGGCTGGGGGCCGCGTGAGCGCTGACGCCGCGGCAGCTCTTCCGCGCATCCTCCTGGTCGAGGACAACGAGGCCATCCGCGGCGCCTTCTCCGTGCTGCTCCAGGAGAGCGGCTACCGGGTGCTGCAGGCCGCCTCCGGCGCCGAGGCCCTCGCCGCCTCCGCCGACGAGCGCCCGCACCTTGTTCTGCTGGACCTGGGCCTCCCGGACATGAGCGGCCTGGAGGTGGCCCGCGCGCTCCGGGCCCGCGACGAGACCCGCGACACCCCCATCGTGGCGCTCACCGGCCGCGCCCTCGAAACGGACGCCGAGGCCTGCATGGCCGCCGGGTGCAGCGACTACCTGACCAAGCCGGTGGACACGGAGCAGCTCCTGCGGGTGCTGGCGGGGTACCTGGAAGGGTAGGAGCTCGAAAGCAGGACCGCATGACAGCGAGGCGGCACCGGGGTCCGGTGCCGCCTCGAAATGTTTTCCGGAGTACGCAGCGGCTACCGGATCTTGGACAGCAGCTCGGCGTTGCTCTTGGTGTCGTTCATCTGCTTGAGGAGCAGCTGCAGCGCGTCCTCGGCGGAGAGGGAGTGCAGGACGCGGCGCAGGCGGTGCACCTTGTCCAGGTCGTCCTCGGGGATCACCAGGTCCTCGCGGCGGGTGGCGCTCTTCTCGATGTTGATGGCCGGGAAGATCCGCTTGTCG encodes the following:
- a CDS encoding response regulator, with product MSADAAAALPRILLVEDNEAIRGAFSVLLQESGYRVLQAASGAEALAASADERPHLVLLDLGLPDMSGLEVARALRARDETRDTPIVALTGRALETDAEACMAAGCSDYLTKPVDTEQLLRVLAGYLEG
- a CDS encoding HAMP domain-containing sensor histidine kinase; the protein is MIELRLYLQGDDHEADRLRATLAGEGFRIVDAPGTDAPRSALVGFEKSLPASASRETLARRVEELERTILELRNLDVAKSQFLTNVSHELRTPLTAIVTYGEVLRDGLLGEISPRQREAIESMINSCRQLLSMIEEILTYARTNARAIELQPSEFDLLDVVGHVYDMNASLIQQKTLRYEAKVNGKLPQAWADREKVVHVLGNLIGNAIDFTPQDGTLRVEARRSPENPAWLEVVVEDSGIGIDPQHHEMIFQEFAQVDSSRARMHHGTGLGLAIARKFVQLHGGKIWVESRLGAGSRFFFTLPSVEAGERLGAA